In Glycine soja cultivar W05 chromosome 10, ASM419377v2, whole genome shotgun sequence, the genomic stretch AAATCATGACATACACACAAGTATACAAAATAGAATGGCTCATtgacattaaaaattattttttttctcaaaaacagGTCTGCTTGCAAATACTTCATAACAAGTAATGATATGAGATCCAACTCTAGTAACAattcaacaataatataatgTGCTAACTTTAATAAAAGAATAGACTATTCATAAATTCGGGTTACTGAGAACAGACCTTTCAAAGATTCATCTAATAACAGTAGCCAACAGAAGTTGAGTGTTGACTATATTATAGACATTAGACAATACAAATACAAAAGCCAACAGAAGTACATTACAGAAATGTCTAAAAGGTTTAATACAAGATTGAGATCCTACCCAGTATCCACGAGGCACATCTTTTCCACAAATCTTTAGGTTCCTAACTGAACTCTTATCATCTTCCTGCTTATTAGTTGACCCAAAATCTGTTGGGTACAAGTCATCAAAGCTCACAAGAAATTCAGCAGTACCCTTCCggcatctgaaaaaaaaaatataacacaaaaaaaatgacacTAAATACAGGGCAGAGAAGAAAGGATCAGACGGATCAGTAAAAGGTTCATCTTACCTCCTAGAAGGATGATGAGCTGCTAAAAGCTGAAGAAACTTTATAAGTGAAGCACGAGTTCCCGGTTTTATCATCTGCCAAACAGAAAGTATTTGTACTAAAATCTAAATGGACCAAAAGAATGAGCACAAAAGACCAAtcagggaaaataaataatctacCTTGTGCTCTAAGATGATGTCAAAAGCTGTAGAAGTTGCCTCTTCGACATCATAGATAGCTCTTGCAATCTATCCAAGTCATGCATACCATATAAGTCAGTACCTTCAAATATAAAACGAAAGGAAATCAAATATGTGGGCGTGTGAAGAAAAGGACCTGCCCAGGGTCTGATACATTGGATGAAAGAagctcattttgaaatttctgatcATCCAGGCCAAATGAACTGCAACATATGAACATTATAAGTTGCACATAATTTCCATCAGATTTAAGCAAAATATATGATGACAATTTTCAGGTTCCATCAGAGGCAATTGAAATGCTTCCTCATAATTCTAGACTATTGCACTTGGAACTTTGATTTTTCCATACTACCTATTGTCTAGTTTGTAGTCCATTATATGTCTACAATGTTGATAACCAAAATTCATATACATCATCtggtttaaataaaatattcaccTACCATTTCATAACTGTATCaacaatgaatttatttatacCTCATACCTGCCTAATTGCTTGTTGATCCAATTAAGCAACCGATCAGCAGTGCGTGCATCATCAATCACACGTATATCACTTTTCTCTTGTTTAGGTTCCCAACCAGCACCCACAAATTTAGAAGGAGAGCCCCAAAAAAGCATAGGATAATGACCAACAGAAAACTTATCACATAGCTTAGTATTTATCTGTGCTGCCAAAAAATTGAACAGAAAGGTACAAATCACCAGGGCATgtttagtataaaatataagCATTAAACCTCACCGTAAGTCCTTATCCTTATTAAGAAAGTAAGATAAGATGCACGCACCTTTGATGCACAATCAACCCTTGTCATTAATACGATTCCTGGATGCACTGCATCAGGTCCATTAAATAATCTGGCGACCTTTTCGTAGTGAGGCTGCAGTAAAATTCCAGTGAGATAATACTGATGAGTTGAAATATTCATTGAAAAAAAgcccaataaattaattattctttttagcaAATAATACCTTATAATTTCTGCACGCAGGGCACCTGTCAGAGAAGAAAGGGTCACAACAGAAATGAGAATTTCTTATAAGTTGAggtgtatattaattttatttcagagAAATAATCCCACATTTTTGCCAGTTTTCAAAGAGAgcttttggaaaataaaatattattttctagaaATATTGAAATAATCTTTGATCAAACATGCaccaaattgattttaaattttcaacctATTTGAGAAATTGGATTCATTATACTCTCCTATGAGTTTATTCAAATTAACTCATAGAGGTTTGAAAGAGGAGGAAACAAAGTGAATGGAACAAAAAAAGACCATTTTCAATTGAAGCCTTGATAGTTGATACTATACCACACTGTATTATGCCTTTTTTTAACCCTTTACTACTCATAGCATCAATTGCACAAACAAACCATGAGCTCCCCTGACTGTTTCTCTACAGCTCCACTTACCTTAACTGGACTACTAGTAACAATAGAAAACACCACCTCTCTGTAAAAAGCAAACTCAACAAACCAATCAACCAAATTTCCAAAACCCTTCCATTAATATACATCATGAATCCATCGCCCTTCACTACTATTACTGCAGATCCAATTTGCAGATCAAAGGGCATCCCTCCTTTCCATCAAATAACCCagaacaaaaaaacaaataaaaagcaCTCCTACCCTTAAAGTAAAATCCACAAAAACCCGAACTTTATAACACCCAGAAGAGAGTTCAAACAATTCTACGACCAGAAACACATAAAATACAACAACTTAATAGAAATCATAACTACTAACCAATGGGCAAAGAATTCAACAACGGCGAAAGTAGCAGGGGTGTCCTTGAGAAGAGCATCGAAATTCGTGGCGTTCAGCTCAACGGCATAATCGGGATGATCACCACCACCACTTTTGCCTTTGTCGTTAACCTCTCGAAGGATCGAACGGCGCGACGCGAAGGAATAAGAAGACGACATAGTCGCAGAGCAGCACACGGAAAGCATGCACAGATAGAGGCCCAAATGTAAATACATCATCCCAGAAATGGAAAAAACGGGGCGGAACATAGGAGATAGAGGATTAGGGTTTTGAAGGGTATTGGCCGAAAATTGAAGAGAAGCGAGATTTTTTGAAGGAGAGAGAAATGGATCTGTTTGTTAATTAcagatttctttttttctctagtTTAGTTGTAACTGTAAGTAgatgttgtgtatgtatgtatgtatgtatgtatatgagATTGGATTTTGATTTGATGGGGTGTCGTTGGGGAGGGAGGGGAAAGGAGAACCAGAAAAGGGCGAGAACTACGTTTGCATAAGCTTTGCTTCGGATCGGAGATGGCGGAAAGAAACACTTCTCTCCACACTAAACCTTGAATCTTCTTTCCTCTGTCACCTATGTTTTTTTGTCGCCAAACatcaaatatcaattttttaaaaaatattaataataatataaactcaaataaaagataaaaatgttaacatcaatctataataataaataactataatttttattttcctttagcTTGGAAGAGTgaaattttcttgattttaaattatcataatatCTAGACCTGgctcttttcttttctgttttagtagagattttataatataattacctCTCTTAAATTTTTCAATCTAACTAGAAGACGATATACTTTGATATCTGTAAACTTAATAAGttgttccatttttttgttacaaattcTTCCAATTTAAATtgagagtatatatatatatatata encodes the following:
- the LOC114370723 gene encoding sulfhydryl oxidase 2-like isoform X1 — encoded protein: MFRPVFSISGMMYLHLGLYLCMLSVCCSATMSSSYSFASRRSILREVNDKGKSGGGDHPDYAVELNATNFDALLKDTPATFAVVEFFAHWCPACRNYKPHYEKVARLFNGPDAVHPGIVLMTRVDCASKINTKLCDKFSVGHYPMLFWGSPSKFVGAGWEPKQEKSDIRVIDDARTADRLLNWINKQLGSSFGLDDQKFQNELLSSNVSDPGQIARAIYDVEEATSTAFDIILEHKMIKPGTRASLIKFLQLLAAHHPSRRCRKGTAEFLVSFDDLYPTDFGSTNKQEDDKSSVRNLKICGKDVPRGYWMFCRGSKNETRGFSCGLWVLLHSLSVRIDDGESQFTFNAICDFVHNFFICEECRQHFYKMCSSVSSPFNKARDFALWLWSSHNKVNERLMKEEASLDTADPKFPKTIWPPKQLCSSCYVSFDQRNNKMEWNQDEVFKFLTDYYGKMLASLYKDRSIVGNDGREGAVEELIVATNAIVVPVGAALAIAVASCAFGALACYWRSQQKSRKYFHHLHSLKNI
- the LOC114370723 gene encoding sulfhydryl oxidase 2-like isoform X2; this encodes MFRPVFSISGMMYLHLGLYLCMLSVCCSATMSSSYSFASRRSILREVNDKGKSGGGDHPDYAVELNATNFDALLKDTPATFAVVEFFAHWCPACRNYKPHYEKVARLFNGPDAVHPGIVLMTRVDCASKINTKLCDKFSVGHYPMLFWGSPSKFVGAGWEPKQEKSDIRVIDDARTADRLLNWINKQLGSSFGLDDQKFQNELLSSNVSDPGQIARAIYDVEEATSTAFDIILEHKMIKPGTRASLIKFLQLLAAHHPSRRCRKGTAEFLVSFDDLYPTDFGSTNKQEDDKSSVRNLKICGKDVPRGYWMFCRGSKNETRGFSCGLWVLLHSLSVRIDDGESQFTFNAICDFVHNFFICEECRQHFYKMCSSVSSPFNKARDFALWLWSSHNKVNERLMKEEASLDTADPKFPKTIWPPKQLCSSCYVSFDQRNNKMEWNQDEVFKFLTDYYGKMLASLYKDRSIVGNDGREGAVEELIVATNAIVVPVGAALAIAVASCAFGALACYWRSQQKSRKPRRTF